The Aspergillus chevalieri M1 DNA, chromosome 5, nearly complete sequence genome includes a region encoding these proteins:
- a CDS encoding putative RING finger domain protein (COG:O;~EggNog:ENOG410PM5D;~InterPro:IPR001841,IPR027370,IPR017907,IPR016818, IPR013083;~PFAM:PF13445;~go_function: GO:0061630 - ubiquitin protein ligase activity [Evidence IEA]): MAHSKRNTSLPHFTSHERSLLRNNWGTQRSLISRDSFLPFASCRLCLQPARSPVACSTNGDLFCRECAISDLLAQRNEIKRLEKERGEARRRVGEEEERVKEEVREREVREFEMVSMGLEDKGNNKKRKIEDRDREVEVGGKRKKMFELDEKELARVTREEEERLKEELKREKSESSKSALPSFWVPSLTPGTDINEIIANKDIKLTPICPASSDTNRHAYSLKALVEVHFTEEKASDGSVARVCPSCKKDLSNGLRAMLTKPCGHIICLPCVKKFMTPHDTPDPHATKEEQAHTAGLQGRILCYVCEADVTPSGPPKDDISAVDAEHNGKKKKSKKDKEGILPGLVEVCSEGTGFAGRGGNVATKTGVAFQC, encoded by the exons ATGGCCCACTCAAAACGCAACACCTCCCTCCCCCATTTCACCTCGCACGAACGCTCCCTCCTGCGCAACAACTGGGGCACCCAACGCTCCCTGATCTCCCGcgactccttcctccccttCGCCTCGTGCCGCCTATGTCTCCAACCCGCGCGCTCGCCCGTCGCGTGCTCTACGAATGGCGATTTATTCTGTCGCGAGTGCGCGATTAGTGATTTACTTGCGCAGCGGAATGAGATTAAACGGTTGGAAAAAGAGAGGGGGGAAGCGAGGAGGAgggttggggaggaggaggagagggtgaaggaggaggtgagggagagggaggtTAGGGAGTTTGAGATGGTTAGTATGGGGTTGGAGGATAAGGGGAATAATAAGAAACGGAAGATTGAGGATAGAGATagggaggttgaggttggggggaaaaggaagaagatgtTCGAATTGGATGAGAAGGAGCTGGCGAGGGTGAcgagggaggaggaggagaggttgAAGGAGGAGTTGAAGCGGGAGAAG TCCGAATCAAGCAAATCCGCGTTACCCTCCTTCTGGGTCCCGTCGCTCACACCCGGAACCGACATTAATGAAATCATCGCCAATAAAGATATCAAGTTAACGCCCATATGTCCCGCCTCATCAGACACGAACCGGCACGCATACTCGCTCAAGGCCCTCGTGGAAGTCCATTTCACGGAAGAAAAAGCCTCAGACGGATCAGTTGCGCGTGTGTGTCCGAGTTGCAAGAAGGACTTGAGTAATGGGTTAAGAGCAATGC TAACAAAACCATGCGGCCACATAATCTGTTTACCCTGCGTCAAGAAATTCATGACCCCCCACGACACCCCCGACCCGCACGCCACAAAGGAAGAACAAGCCCACACAGCAGGTCTACAAGGCCGGATACTATGCTACGTCTGTGAGGCGGATGTCACACCCTCTGGTCCCCCGAAAGACGATATTAGTGCTGTGGATGCAGAGCAcaatggaaagaagaagaagtcaAAGAAGGATAAGGAGGGGATATTGCCGGGGTTGGTGGAGGTGTGTTCGGAGGGCACGGGGTTTgcggggaggggagggaatGTTGCGACGAAGACGGGAGTCGCTTTTCAGTGTTGA
- a CDS encoding uncharacterized protein (COG:S;~EggNog:ENOG410Q1Q5;~InterPro:IPR001214;~PFAM:PF00856;~SECRETED:SignalP(1-23);~go_function: GO:0005515 - protein binding [Evidence IEA]) gives MTRSFWSRRWNCPLFGFLAKGLAVNLPVEPDESSENVDVDMGIVRLVGYKPEQRLLGAPVPSSKDSNSENESQDQDQGRGQNIKCSPSPATSEQDSAPSPKPTPDPSVTTNCIAPDCVACQAERERTTEQDPQRWKYHRTFINKETGYGLIAREFIPAGSIIYADQLVHLTERDEDKCLARAGDIDALLGAKVSAMGSDWKTAYLSMPKPNDRKKPGIRTGIYTSIWNQYHLPIYCNGVSGGVLGLNLSFTYHSCLPNASLTLVNKYRSDSGRRYKKPRLTGAVVRSFVDIHKGQEITISYFYAKGAVEYRRLYALDLLGFRCSCRSCLYPNAEVEDALGMYHRLEHVLKNPRFITENPAVAYQAACQITDKLTDCGIADIRLALIWAKCALIAGFHSDIARVRCFLLMILKLTEVLQGPTGHLFHRAIKWFECMSAMPGFGMTIRGLSAMKHADMFLEHRTEAQPYLFMMGAGPEEYIRVNRYLRVPDEEMEEHGHRFEVVPDAPPVPSLKKSSRKKKAKANAKAKKGEKCTDPEKDFLSLWLGVVNDFVDQHAIKQEYNAMKKNKYSQKNDNISPSDKTQQCTDETCSGCGGGGQLLQVVIQDVGARKKVVWKRTEVDEIERL, from the exons ATGACTCGTTCCTTCTGGTCCCGTCGCTGGAACTGCCCCCTGTTCGGCTTTCTGGCCAAAGGGCTCGCTGTTAACCTGCCTGTTGAACCAGATGAGAGTTCCGAAAATGTCGATGTGGATATGGGTATCGTGAGGCTTGTGGGGTATAAGCCTGAAC AGAGATTACTCGGAGCCCCAGTTCCCAGTTCCAAAGATTCCAACTCCGAGAATGAGAGCCAGGATCAAGATCAGGGTCGGGGTCAAAATATAAAATGCAGCCCTAGTCCGGCAACCTCGGAACAAGACTCAGCTCCGTCGCCAAAACCCACCCCCGACCCCAGCGTCACGACAAACTGCATAGCCCCAGACTGCGTCGCCTGCCAAGCCGAACGAGAAAGGACCACCGAGCAAGACCCGCAGCGCTGGAAATACCATCgcaccttcatcaacaaAGAGACCGGCTACGGGCTTATCGCGAGGGAGTTTATTCCCGCGGGTAGTATTATCTATGCGGACCAATTGGTTCATCTCACGGAGAGAGACGAAGACAAGTGTCTGGCCAGGGCTGGTGATATCGACGCGTTACTCGGCGCCAAAGTCAGTGCCATGGGCTCAGACTGGAAAACCGCGTATCTAAGCATGCCCAAGCCCAACGACCGCAAAAAACCAGGGATACGCACAGGTATCTACACCAGTATCTGGAACCAGTACCACCTCCCCATCTACTGTAATGGTGTATCTGGTGGAGTCCTGGGCCTGAACCTCTCATTTACATACCACTCGTGCCTCCCCAACGCCTCCCTAACCCTAGTCAACAAGTACCGCTCCGACAGCGGCCGGCGCTACAAAAAGCCCAGACTAACCGGTGCCGTGGTCCGCAGCTTCGTGGATATACACAAGGGCCAGGAGATCACGATTTCGTATTTCTACGCCAAGGGCGCGGTCGAGTATCGTCGTCTCTACGCGCTGGATCTGCTGGGATTCCGGTGTTCGTGTCGATCTTGTTTGTATCCGAACGCTGAAGTCGAAGATGCGTTGGGGATGTATCACCGGCTCGAACACGTTCTCAAGAACCCGCGTTTCATCACCGAGAACCCAGCAGTCGCATACCAAGCCGCCTGTCAGATCACAGATAAACTCACAGACTGCGGCATCGCAGATATCCGCCTTGCACTGATCTGGGCAAAATGCGCGCTCATCGCGGGGTTTCATTCCGATATTGCGCGGGTCCGCTGCTTTCTGCTTATGATCCTCAAACTCACTGAGGTCCTGCAGGGTCCCACGGGTCATTTGTTTCATCGCGCGATTAAATGGTTCGAGTGTATGTCTGCGATGCCAGGGTTTGGGATGACGATTAGGGGATTGTCTGCGATGAAACATGCAGATATGTTTTTGGAGCATAGGACCGAGGCGCAGCCGTATTTGTTTATGATGGGGGCTGGCCCGGAGGAGTATATCCGTGTCAATCGATATCTGAGGGTTCCGGAtgaagagatggaggagCATGGGCATCGGTTTGAGGTCGTTCCTGATGCCCCGCCCGTCCCGAGTCTCAAGAAGAGcagcaggaagaagaaggccaaggcCAATGCTAAGGCTAAGAAGGGCGAGAAATGCACCGATCCCGAAAAAGACTTTCTCTCGCTGTGGCTCGGCGTGGTGAATGATTTCGTCGACCAGCACGCCATCAAGCAGGAGTATAACGCTATGAAAAAGAACAAATATAGTCAAAAGAATGACAATATCTCACCTTCTGACAAAACCCAGCAGTGTACCGATGAAACGTGCAGTGGGTGCGGCGGCGGGGGGCAGTTACTGCAGGTGGTGATTCAGGACGTTGGTGCGCGGAAGAAGGTGGTGTGGAAGCGGACGGAGGTGGATGAGATAGAGAGGTTATGA
- the ACC1 gene encoding acetyl-CoA carboxylase ACC1 (BUSCO:EOG092600T4;~COG:I;~EggNog:ENOG410PH59;~InterPro:IPR013537,IPR034733,IPR011054,IPR011053, IPR005479,IPR001882,IPR000089,IPR013815,IPR029045, IPR011763,IPR011762,IPR011761,IPR016185,IPR011764, IPR005482,IPR005481;~PFAM:PF08326,PF00364,PF02785,PF02786,PF00289, PF01039;~go_function: GO:0003989 - acetyl-CoA carboxylase activity [Evidence IEA];~go_function: GO:0005524 - ATP binding [Evidence IEA];~go_function: GO:0016874 - ligase activity [Evidence IEA];~go_function: GO:0046872 - metal ion binding [Evidence IEA];~go_process: GO:0006633 - fatty acid biosynthetic process [Evidence IEA]): MGVPNGSTNGTKPEIPSHFIGGNHLDAAPPSSVKDFVAQHDGHSVISSVLIANNGIAAVKEIRSVRKWAYETFGNERAIQFTVMATPEDLHANADYIRMADQYVEVPGGTNNNNYANVELIVDVAERMDVHAVWAGWGHASENPRLPESLAASPKKIIFIGPPASAMRSLGDKISSTIVAQHAGVPCIPWSGTGVDAVRIDQHGIVTVDDDVYNKGCTFSPEEGLEKAKEIGFPVMIKASEGGGGKGIRKVEKEEDFISLYNAASNEIPGSPIFIMKLAGDARHLEVQLLADQYGNNISLFGRDCSVQRRHQKIIEEAPVTIAKPPTFQSMERAAVSLGRLVGYVSAGTVEYLYSHAEDKFYFLELNPRLQVEHPTTEMVSGVNLPAAQLQIAMGIPLHRIRDIRLLYGVDPNTSSDIDFDFSNEESFQIQRRPQPKGHTTACRITSEDPGEGFKPSGGTMHELNFRSSSNVWGYFSVGTAGGIHSFSDSQFGHIFAYGENRSASRKHMVIALKELSIRGDFRTTVEYLIKLLETPAFEDNTITTGWLDQLISNKLTAERPDRIVAILCGAVTKAHQASEQGIEEYRKGLEKGQVPSKDVLKTVFPIDYIYEGERYKFTATRASLDSYHLFINGSKCSVGVRALADGGLLVLLNGRSHNVYWKEEAAATRISVDGKTCLLEQENDPTQLRTPSPGKLVKFTVENGEHVKGGQPYAEVEVMKMYMPLIAQEDGIVQLIKQPGATLEAGDILGILALDDPSRVKHAQPFTGQLPDIGPPQVTGSKPPQRFFLLYSILENILRGFDNQVIMNSTLKELVEVLRNPELPYGEWNAQSSALHSRMPQKLDAQLQAVVDKAHARKAEFPAKQLQKTIAKFIDENILNAGDAEILKTTLLPLTQVINKYMEGLKAHEYNVFISLLERYWDVESLFSLRNIRDEDAILKLRDEHKDDITTVVHTVLSHSRIGSKNNLILAILDMYRPNQPGVGNVGKYFKPILKKLTELESRSAAKVTLKARELLIQCAMPSLEERLSQMELILRSAVVESRYGETGFDHREPDLSVLKEVVDSKYTVFDVLPRFFVHQDVWVTLAALEVYVRRAYRAYTLKGMQYNASSGESPFLSWDFTLDKLGQPEIGPVASTHPSTPSTPVTESPHPFKRINSISDFSYILDENNEPIRKGVIMPIQYLEDVEEAVSRALEAFPVAGSKKPSDALLANLEGKRKPSLKIEHEHELTGVCNIAVRDVEDLDDKQIVAQISSLLGNLKEELLSRRIRRVTVICGKDGIYPGYYTFRGPSYEEDESIRHSEPALAFQLELHRLSKFKITPVFTENRNIHVYEAIGKGPENDKAVDKRYFVRAVVRPGRLRDDIPTAEYLISEADRLMNDILDALEIIGNNNSDLNHIFINFSPVFNLQPQDVEEALAGFLERFGRRLWRLRVTGAEIRILCTDPTTGMPYPLRVIITNTYGFIIQVELYIEKKSEKGEWIFHSIGGTNKLGSMHLRPVSTPYPTKEWLQPKRYKAHLMGTQYVYDFPELFRQAFQNSWTRAIAKIPSLASQRPPVGECIDYNELVLDDTDNLVEINRGPGTNTHGMVGWIVTAWTPEYPKGRRFIIVANDITFQIGSFGPLEDKFFHKCTELARKLGIPRIYLSANSGARIGMADELIPYFNVAWNDPANPQAGFKYLYLTPEVKKQFDAKQKKEVITELITDDGEERHKITTVIGANDGLGVECLKGSGLIAGATSRAYEDIFTITLVTCRSVGIGAYLVRLGHRAVQVEGQPIILTGAPAINKLLGREVYTSNLQLGGTQIMYKNGVSHMTANDDFDGVQKIVEWMSFVPDKKGAPIPIRPWSDNWDRDVAYYPPQKQAYDVRHLIAGKEDEEGFLPGLFDKDSFEEALGGWARTVVVGRARLGGIPMGVIAVETRSVENVTPADPANPDSMELISQEAGGVWYPNSAFKTAQALRDFNNGEQLPVMILANWRGFSGGQRDMYNEVLKYGSYIVDALVKYEQPIFVYIPPFGELRGGSWVVIDPSINPDQMEMYADEESRGGVLEPEGIVNIKYRREKQLDTMARLDPTYGELRRALQDTTLSKEQLSEIKTKMAAREEQLLPVYLQIALQFADLHDRAGRMQAKNTIRRALTWKNARRFFYWRLRRRLSEELIVKRMAAAAPAPAGTGNGAIAANAPAPAGQTEPSRASHLRTLHAWTGMLDDELENDDRKVATWYEENKKSIQTKIEGLKTQSVAADVASLLIGNKEGGLKGVQQVLSMLPVEEKEAVLKYLSS; encoded by the exons ATGGGTGTCCCCAATGGAAGCACAAATGGCACTAAGCCTGAAATCCCTTCGCATTTCATCGGTGGAAACCACCTTGACGCCGCTCCCCCGAGTTCGGTCAAGGACTTTGTGGCCCAGCATGACGGTCACTCGGTCATCAGCTCG GTCCTGATCGCCAACAACGGTATCGCCGCCGTCAAAGAAATTCGTTCCGTCCGGAAATGGGCCTACGAGACCTTTGGCAACGAACGTGCCATTCAATTCACAGTCATGGCTACACCGGAAGATTTGCACGCAAATGCAGACTACATCCGTATGGCAGATCAATATGTGGAGGTTCCCGGTGGTACCAACAATAACAACTATGCCAACGTCGAGTTGATTGTCGATGTTGCTGAGCGTATGGACGTCCACGCCGTCTGGGCCGGTTGGGGTCACGCCTCTGAGAACCCCCGGTTACCGGAATCTCTCGCTGCTTCGCCTAAGAAGATTATCTTCATTGGTCCTCCCGCCTCTGCCATGCGCTCCCTGGGTGATAAGATTTCCTCGACTATTGTCGCACAGCACGCCGGTGTGCCCTGTATACCATGGTCCGGAACTGGTGTTGACGCTGTTCGAATCGACCAGCATGGCATTGTCACCGTTGATGACGACGTTTACAACAAGGGGTGTACATTCTCGCCTGAAGAGGGTCTCGAAAAGGCCAAGGAGATTGGTTTTCCCGTTATGATCAAGGCATCtgaaggtggtggtggtaagGGTATCCGTAAggttgagaaggaggaggactTCATCAGTCTGTATAACGCGGCTTCCAACGAAATCCCCGGTTCTCCAATCTTCATCATGAAGCTGGCTGGTGATGCCCGCCACTTGGAAGTTCAACTTTTGGCCGATCAGTACGGGAACAACATCTCGCTCTTCGGCAGAGATTGCTCGGTCCAGCGACGACACCAGAAGATTATCGAAGAAGCCCCCGTTACCATTGCCAAACCCCCCACATTCCAGTCTATGGAGCGCGCCGCTGTCAGCCTGGGTAGATTGGTCGGTTACGTCTCCGCTGGTACCGTCGAGTATCTCTACTCGCACGCTGAAGACAAGTTCTACTTCTTGGAGTTGAACCCCCGTCTTCAGGTCGAGCACCCTACCACCGAAATGGTTTCGGGGGTCAACCTTCCCGCTGCTCAGCTGCAGATTGCCATGGGTATCCCGCTGCACCGCATCCGTGACATTCGTCTCCTCTACGGTGTCGACCCCAACACCTCGTCCGATATCGACTTCGACTTCTCCAACGAGGAGAGCTTCCAGATCCAGCGTCGCCCGCAGCCCAAGGGCCACACCACTGCTTGCCGTATCACCTCTGAAGACCCTGGTGAGGGCTTCAAGCCGTCGGGCGGTACCATGCACGAACTGAACTTCCGGAGTTCCTCCAACGTCTGGGGTTACTTCTCCGTCGGTACGGCGGGTGGTATCCACAGTTTCTCCGATAGTCAGTTCGGTCACATCTTCGCCTACGGTGAGAACCGGTCCGCATCGCGGAAGCACATGGTTATTGCCCTGAAGGAGTTGAGCATCCGTGGTGACTTCCGGACGACCGTTGAGTACCTGATCAAGCTGCTCGAGACTCCTGCCTTCGAGGACAACACCATTACCACTGGCTGGCTCGACCAGCTGATCTCCAACAAGCTGACCGCCGAGCGTCCCGACCGGATCGTCGCTATCCTGTGCGGTGCCGTGACCAAGGCCCATCAGGCTAGCGAGCAGGGTATCGAGGAATACCGAAAAGGCCTTGAAAAGGGTCAGGTGCCTTCCAAGGATGTCCTCAAGACCGTCTTCCCTATCGACTACATCTACGAGGGCGAGCGGTACAAGTTCACTGCCACCCGCGCCAGCTTGGACAGCTACCACCTGTTCATCAACGGCTCCAAGTGCTCCGTTGGTGTGCGTGCCCTCGCTGACGGTGGTCTGCTCGTCCTCCTGAACGGTCGCAGCCACAACGTGTACTGGAAGGAGGAAGCCGCTGCCACCCGTATCAGTGTGGACGGCAAAACCTGTCTGCTCGAGCAGGAGAACGACCCTACCCAGCTCCGTACGCCTTCTCCCGGTAAGCTCGTTAAGTTCACCGTCGAGAATGGTGAGCACGTCAAGGGTGGCCAGCCGTACGCCGAAGTCGAGGTCATGAAAATGTACATGCCTCTGATTGCCCAGGAGGATGGTATCGTCCAGCTCATCAAGCAGCCTGGTGCCACCCTCGAGGCTGGTGACATCCTGGGTATCCTCGCCCTGGACGACCCCTCGCGTGTTAAGCACGCTCAGCCCTTCACCGGACAGCTGCCCGATATTGGTCCTCCTCAGGTGACTGGTTCCAAGCCCCCGCAACGGTTCTTCTTGCTCTACAGCATTCTGGAGAACATCCTGAGAGGTTTCGACAACCAGGTCATCATGAACTCGACCCTGAAGGAGTTGGTGGAGGTACTCCGCAACCCTGAGCTGCCCTACGGTGAGTGGAACGCTCAGTCGTCTGCGCTGCACTCCCGTATGCCCCAGAAGCTGGACGCCCAGCTCCAGGCCGTTGTCGACAAGGCCCACGCCCGCAAGGCTGAGTTCCCTGCCAAGCAGCTGCAGAAGACCATCGCCAAGTTCATTGACGAGAACATCCTGAACGCTGGTGACGCAGAAATCCTCAAGACCACTCTCCTCCCTCTGACGCAGGTCATCAACAAGTACATGGAGGGTCTCAAGGCCCACGAGTACAACGTCTTCATCAGCCTTCTTGAGCGGTACTGGGACGTTGAGAGCCTGTTCTCCCTGCGCAACATCCGGGACGAAGATGCCATCCTCAAGCTGAGAGATGAGCACAAGGACGACATCACCACTGTCGTGCATACCGTCCTCTCTCACAGCCGGATCGGTTCCAAGAACAACCTGATCCTCGCCATCCTGGACATGTACCGTCCCAACCAGCCTGGCGTTGGCAACGTTGGCAAGTACTTCAAGCCCATCCTCAAGAAGCTCACTGAGCTCGAGTCTCGCTCCGCTGCCAAGGTTACCCTCAAGGCCCGTGAGCTTCTCATCCAGTGCGCTATGCCCTCGCTGGAGGAACGTTTGTCGCAGATGGAGCTCATCCTGCGCTCTGCTGTTGTGGAGTCGCGGTACGGTGAGACTGGTTTCGACCACCGGGAGCCCGACTTGTCGGTGCTCAAGGAGGTTGTTGACTCCAAGTACACCGTGTTCGATGTCCTTCCCCGGTTCTTTGTTCATCAGGACGTCTGGGTTACCCTTGCTGCGCTGGAGGTCTACGTTCGCCGTGCCTACCGTGCCTACACCCTAAAGGGCATGCAGTACAACGCCTCGAGCGGCGAGTCTCCCTTCCTCTCGTGGGATTTCACTCTCGACAAGCTCGGCCAGCCTGAGATTGGCCCCGTCGCCTCCACTCATCCCTCGACTCCCAGCACTCCCGTTACCGAGTCTCCTCACCCGTTCAAGCGCATCAACTCGATCAGCGACTTCTCGTACATACTGGATGAGAACAACGAGCCCATCCGCAAGGGTGTCATCATGCCCATTCAGTACCTCGAGGATGTCGAGGAAGCCGTATCCCGCGCGCTGGAGGCCTTCCCCGTCGCCGGTTCCAAGAAGCCCAGCGACGCTCTCCTTGCCAACTTGGAAGGCAAGCGCAAGCCGTCTCTCAAGATCGAGCACGAGCACGAGCTCACCGGTGTTTGCAACATCGCTGTCCGCGACGTCGAGGACCTCGATGACAAGCAGATCGTCGCCCAGATCAGCAGCCTGTTGGGCAATCTCAAGGAGGAGCTGCTCTCCCGCCGTATCCGTCGTGTGACTGTGATCTGCGGCAAGGACGGTATCTACCCCGGCTACTACACCTTCCGTGGACCTAGCtacgaggaggatgagagCATCCGTCACAGCGAGCCTGCTCTGGCATTCCAGCTTGAACTGCACCGTCTCTCCAAGTTCAAGATCACGCCTGTATTCACGGAGAATCGCAACATCCACGTCTACGAGGCTATTGGCAAGGGTCCTGAGAACGACAAAGCCGTTGACAAGCGCTACTTCGTCCGTGCTGTCGTTCGTCCGGGTCGCTTGCGTGACGACATTCCTACGGCTGAGTACCTGATTTCGGAGGCTGACCGGTTGATGAACGATATTTTGGATGCCTTGGAGATCATTGGCAACAACAACTCCGATCTCAACcacatcttcatcaacttctCGCCTGTGTTCAACCTGCAGCCCCAGGATGTCGAGGAGGCGCTTGCTGGATTCTTGGAGCGCTTCGGTCGTCGTTTGTGGAGACTGCGTGTCACTGGTGCTGAGATCCGTATCCTCTGCACGGACCCCACTACCGGCATGCCCTACCCTCTGCGTGTTATCATCACCAACACCTACGGTTTCATCATCCAGGTGGAGCTGTACATCGAGAAGAAGTCCGAGAAGGGCGAGTGGATCTTCCACAGCATCGGTGGTACCAACAAGCTTGGCTCCATGCACTTGCGCCCTGTTTCCACCCCCTACCCGACCAAGGAATGGCTGCAGCCCAAGCGTTACAAGGCTCACCTCATGGGCACCCAGTACGTTTACGATTTCCCAGAGCTCTTCCGCCAGGCCTTCCAGAACAGCTGGACCCGGGCTATTGCCAAGATTCCCAGCCTGGCCTCCCAGCGTCCCCCGGTTGGCGAGTGCATCGACTACAACGAACTTGTCCTCGATGACACCGACAACCTGGTCGAGATCAACCGTGGCCCTGGTACCAACACCCACGGTATGGTTGGATGGATTGTCACTGCCTGGACTCCTGAGTACCCCAAGGGTCGCCGCTTCATCATCGTGGCCAACGACATCACCTTCCAGATCGGTTCTTTCGGTCCTTTGGAAGACAAGTTCTTCCACAAGTGTACCGAATTGGCTCGCAAGCTTGGAATCCCACGTATCTACCTGTCCGCCAACTCGGGTGCCCGTATCGGTATGGCTGACGAGCTGATTCCCTACTTCAACGTCGCCTGGAACGACCCTGCCAACCCCCAGGCTGGCTTTAAGTATCTGTACTTGACTCCTGAGGTTAAGAAGCAGTTCGATGccaagcagaagaaggaggTCATCACGGAACTCATCACCGACGACGGTGAGGAACGCCACAAGATCACCACCGTCATCGGTGCCAACGATGGCCTGGGTGTCGAGTGTCTCAAGGGCTCTGGTCTCATTGCCGGTGCCACCTCGCGGGCATACGAGGACATCTTCACTATCACCCTGGTCACCTGCCGTTCCGTCGGTATCGGTGCTTACCTTGTCCGCCTTGGACACAGAGCCGTCCAGGTCGAGGGCCAGCCGATTATCTTGACCGGTGCTCCCGCCATCAACAAGCTGCTCGGTCGTGAGGTCTACACTTCTAACCTGCAGCTCGGTGGTACGCAGATCATGTACAAGAACGGTGTTTCGCACATGACCGCCAACGACGATTTTGATGGTGTGCAGAAAATCGTCGAGTGGATGTCTTTCGTCCCCGACAAGAAGGGCGCTCCCATCCCCATCCGCCCCTGGTCTGACAACTGGGACCGCGATGTCGCCTACTACCCGCCGCAGAAGCAGGCCTATGACGTCCGCCACCTCATTGCCGGtaaggaggatgaagagggcTTCCTGCCCGGTCTGTTCGACAAGGACTCCTTCGAGGAGGCTCTTGGCGGATGGGCTCGCACTGTCGTTGTTGGTCGTGCTCGCCTCGGTGGTATCCCTATGGGTGTCATTGCTGTCGAGACTCGCTCGGTCGAGAACGTCACCCCTGCTGATCCTGCCAACCCCGACTCTATGGAGTTGATCAGCCAGGAAGCCGGTGGAGTGTGGTACCCCAACTCCGCTTTCAAGACCGCTCAGGCTCTGCGTGACTTTAACAACGGTGAGCAGCTGCCCGTCATGATCCTGGCCAACTGGCGTGGTTTCTCTGGTGGTCAGCGCGACATGTACAACGAGGTTCTGAAGTACGGTTCGTACATTGTCGACGCGCTGGTCAAGTACGAGCAGCCCATCTTCGTGTACATTCCTCCCTTCGGCGAACTCCGTGGTGGTTCGTGGGTCGTTATCGACCCCTCCATCAACCCCGACCAGATGGAAATGTACGCCGACGAAGAATCCCGCGGCGGTGTCCTCGAACCCGAGGGTATCGTCAACATCAAGTACCGCCGCGAGAAGCAGCTCGATACCATGGCCCGCCTGGACCCGACCTATGGCGAGCTCCGTCGTGCCCTGCAAGACACCACCCTCAGCAAGGAGCAGCTCTCCGAGATCAAGACCAAGATGGCCGCCCGCGAAGAGCAGCTCCTCCCCGTGTACCTGCAGATCGCCCTGCAATTCGCCGACCTGCACGACCGCGCCGGCCGCATGCAAGCCAAGAACACCATCCGCCGCGCGCTCACCTGGAAGAACGCTCGCCGCTTCTTCTACTGGCGTCTGCGCCGCCGTCTCAGCGAGGAGCTCATTGTCAAGCGCATGGCCGCTGCTGCACCTGCCCCGGCTGGTACTGGCAACGGCGCCATCGCCGCCAACGCCCCTGCGCCCGCGGGACAGACTGAGCCCTCTCGCGCCTCGCACCTGCGCACTCTGCACGCATGGACGGGTATGTTGGACGACGAGCTCGAGAACGATGACCGCAAGGTGGCGACGTGGTACGAGGAGAACAAGAAGTCTATCCAGACGAAGATTGAGGGTCTGAAGACGCAGTCCGTTGCCGCGGATGTGGCGTCGCTGCTTATTGGTAACAAGGAGGGCGGTTTGAAGGGTGTGCAGCAGGTGCTTAGCATGCTGCCTgttgaggagaaggaggctgtGCTTAAGTATTTGTCTTCTTAA